The sequence TGATCCGCAGCGCGGCGGAGCGAACCGTCGCAGGCTTGTGGCGCCGCTGCGGCGAACTCGTCACCCGCTTCCAAGAATCCGAATGCCGAAACTACTTCCGAAACTCAGGATACCGCTACAATTAATTGCAATGCGCTCTAAGCGATTCGCCGACGTCTGACACACGGCTTGAATCAGAATGCCGCGGCATCGCCGAAGCGACGGCGTAAGGCCTTTCCCCAGCGCAGCGCCCGCGAGGCCACTCCGCTTGGTCGTTTCGATTGCGCTCGATAGATCGTACGCGATGCATTGCTCCAGGCCCTCAACCACGGGCGCGGCTTCACACCGAGATCGAGCTTTTGATCGCCTCGCCGCATGGAGTCGCACATCATCGCGGCGGCCAGCGCTTCGCCGGGTTGATCGACGATATACCGAGCATCGAAACCGGCATCGACGACCGTAACGCTCCCGCCGCACACGTAGCCGTAAACGAAGGCCGCCGGAGCGTCGTCGACGTAGAGCAGATTGACGTCGAGCGTGCCGTTGCGCGCGGCCTCGACATGCAACTCGCGCATCATCGCGTGGCCGTGTAAGAGCGAATCGGCATGGCCGTCGCCGGCGCGAGCGATCGCGAGGCAATCGTCGAAAAGTTCTAGGCGCGGTTCCGCATCGCCGTGCATAACTCCTTCCGGCCGATAGCGCACATACTCGACACGAGGGTCTTGAAGTCGAACCGACGGCATCCGCGCAGGCATTCGAGCGACGTCTTCGGGCATGGCGAGTGAGATCGTCGAACGAGTTTGCCAAGCCGCGACTTCGGCTGGGATACGGGCGACGTGAAGCGCCGTCTTCGTGCGGCCGTGGTCGACCGCTTCGACATCGATTCCTTCGAGATCCAGAATGTCCCATTCCGTGGGATGTCGCATGAGATATTGCATAGCTTCCAGCAAGACGAAGGTCGGTTGGCTTCCAATCGGCCCGCAGCATCCCAGGCCCGCGAGAACGGGATAGCGCAGCGTGCGAAACGGTCCGAACCGCGAGCTCTCCGTGAGCAAAACCAGCGGCACGATGCCGAGAATTTCATCGTCGTCGCAAATGAACAAAGCCCGCAACGCCACCCGATCGCTTTGCAAACGCACGAACGCAGCCAGCCAATCAAGCGATTGCGTAAACCACGGTTGGCTGCCGGCGCGCCAAAGCGCGGTCCACGCCAAGCGATACGACTCTAATTGTTCGACGTCGCGGATTTCGAAAGTTCGTAGCACGTTCGGCCGTCCGGAGTTTTGCGCGTGAGGACGGAAGCGGAACGAAGCAACGCGCGTGCCTGAGAGCTGGATCAGCCGACGCAGGACACTTCCAGATAGGCGGAATGCCTTTGTTTCGCGGCGATAAGTTTTTACGAGTGGAACCTAAAGAAACGGGTCATTCACTGACGAACGTGGCGTTTAGGCAACATCTGCGGCCTGTCGGCAACACAGGCGTCTGACTAGAATGAAGGTCTTATGGCTACCGCGTTCAGCAACACCTCGCTTCTGCCGATCATCGACGTCCCCGTCGTGGGGCGCAGCTCCGGCAATCTCAAGCGAGCGACTCCTCCGCTGCCGATGACGCGCGCCGAGATGCAAGCCCGCGGTTGGGACGAAGTCGATATCGTGTTCGTCACCGGCGATGCCTACGTCGACCACCCGAGTTTTGCGATGGCGCTCTTGGGGCGGCTGCTCGAAGACGCCGGGTATCGGGTCGCGATCTTAAGCCAGCCCGATTGGCTGACGGTAAATCCGTGGCGCGAGTTCGGTCGTCCTCGTCTGTTTTTCGCGATCAGCGCGGGAAACATGGACTCGATGATCAATCACTACACGGCGAATCGCAAAGTACGGAACGACGACGCCTATAGCCCAAGCGGTCAGATCGGCCGCCGGCCCGATCGCGCTACGCTGGCCTATTGCCAACGCTCGCGCGAAGCATATCCGGGCGTTCCCGTGATCGCCGGCGGAGTGGAAGCGAGCTTACGTCGGCTGGCGCACTACGACTATTGGAGCGACAAGGTTCGCCGTTCGATCATTCTCGACTCCAAGGCCGACTTGCTCGTCTACGGCATGGGAGAGCGCGGCATTATCGAAGTCGCCGATCGACTGGCGGCCGGGCAAACGGTGCGCGATTTGCGCGACATGCGCGGTGTCGTCTATCGGCTCGGCGCCGCAGAGAAACCGCCGGAAGATGAACATACGGCGCTGTTGCCGTCGTATGAAGAAGCTTCGACCGACGTGAAAGCGTTCGCCGTGATGACGCGCATCGCGCACCATGAGACGAATCCTTACAACGCCAAACGGCTCGTGCAGTTTCATGGCCGCGAAGCGATCGTAGCGAACCCGCCGCAGCTTCCCCTCGCGCAGCCCGAGATGGACCGCGTGTATGGGATCACGTTCACGCGCAAGCCGCATCCGAGCTACGGCGGCCAAACGATTCCCGCCTACGAAGTCGTGAAAGACTCCGTGCAGATTATGCGCGGCTGCTTCGGCGGCTGCACGTTCTGCTCGATCACGGCGCACGAAGGCCGGATCATTCAAAGCCGGAGTGCCGACAACGTGATGGCCGAGGTCCGGCAAATGGCGGCCGACCCGAAGTTCTCCGGCGTCGTAAGCGACATCGGCGGGCCGACGGCGAACATGTATGAGATGCGCTGCACGAAGCCCGAGGTCGAAGCGGTTTGCCGTCGCTTGTCGTGCGTGCATCCGACGATCTGCAAACTGCTCGGCACCGACCACGCGCCGCTTATCGATTTGATGCAGCAAGTGCGCGAAGCGCCGGGCGTGAAGAAGGTGTTCGTCGCCTCGGGCATTCGGATGGATCTCGCACGCCGCAGCCCGGAATACATGCAAGAGTTGGCTTCGCACCATGTCGGCGGATTGCTCAAGGTAGCGCCGGAGCATACCGATCCGCATGTGCTGGAAATGATGAAAAAGCCGGACTCCGACGACTTTTTGAAGTTCGACGAAGAGTTTAAGAAGGCTTCGACGAAGGCCGGCAAGAAGCAATATCTCGTACCGTACTACAT is a genomic window of Planctomycetia bacterium containing:
- a CDS encoding GNAT family N-acetyltransferase, whose product is MLRTFEIRDVEQLESYRLAWTALWRAGSQPWFTQSLDWLAAFVRLQSDRVALRALFICDDDEILGIVPLVLLTESSRFGPFRTLRYPVLAGLGCCGPIGSQPTFVLLEAMQYLMRHPTEWDILDLEGIDVEAVDHGRTKTALHVARIPAEVAAWQTRSTISLAMPEDVARMPARMPSVRLQDPRVEYVRYRPEGVMHGDAEPRLELFDDCLAIARAGDGHADSLLHGHAMMRELHVEAARNGTLDVNLLYVDDAPAAFVYGYVCGGSVTVVDAGFDARYIVDQPGEALAAAMMCDSMRRGDQKLDLGVKPRPWLRAWSNASRTIYRAQSKRPSGVASRALRWGKALRRRFGDAAAF
- a CDS encoding YgiQ family radical SAM protein codes for the protein MATAFSNTSLLPIIDVPVVGRSSGNLKRATPPLPMTRAEMQARGWDEVDIVFVTGDAYVDHPSFAMALLGRLLEDAGYRVAILSQPDWLTVNPWREFGRPRLFFAISAGNMDSMINHYTANRKVRNDDAYSPSGQIGRRPDRATLAYCQRSREAYPGVPVIAGGVEASLRRLAHYDYWSDKVRRSIILDSKADLLVYGMGERGIIEVADRLAAGQTVRDLRDMRGVVYRLGAAEKPPEDEHTALLPSYEEASTDVKAFAVMTRIAHHETNPYNAKRLVQFHGREAIVANPPQLPLAQPEMDRVYGITFTRKPHPSYGGQTIPAYEVVKDSVQIMRGCFGGCTFCSITAHEGRIIQSRSADNVMAEVRQMAADPKFSGVVSDIGGPTANMYEMRCTKPEVEAVCRRLSCVHPTICKLLGTDHAPLIDLMQQVREAPGVKKVFVASGIRMDLARRSPEYMQELASHHVGGLLKVAPEHTDPHVLEMMKKPDSDDFLKFDEEFKKASTKAGKKQYLVPYYIASHPGSDLNAMIDLALFLKRNHYKPDQVQDFIPSPFDIAACMYHTGLDPFTMKPVYTAKHLRDRKLQRALLQFFKPDNYFEVRQALEQAGRQDLIGEGCDCLIGSRPPKQALDKRRKKANESLREQRQGDHIRDKPKPQDGAGSAENKNKSTGYRPHRKTQTRRDGKR